ATCAAACACGCCGTCGAACAACCGTCTTGATTAGAGCCATTACCGTCATCACATTGCTCATTCATATCAACCACCCCATCACCACAAATTTCAAACTTAGAACAATCGGCCACACAGCCATCGCCACTGACGGTATTGCCATCGTCACAGGCCTCATCGATTGCCGTATCAACGTAACCATTGCCACAAGTTTCATCAGAAAGACAATCCCCCGAACACCCATCGGCAAAGGCCGTATTGCCATCGTCACACACTTCTGCAAAATTCACGATGGCATTGCCACAAACTTTAATTCTTTGTTGATAAAAATCAGCGCACAACATCGCTAGCCCTTGGATGTTATTAAAGCTGTCGGCCAGGCTATTCCCCGTGCTGGCTAAAACACAAAATGCCACTGTGCTGCCTTTGTTGGGGGCAAGGGTGCCCAAATTGGTAGAGAGCGTTACCTCAAAATCATCGACTTGCGTGGCTTGTGTAAGATCACCGATTTGATTCGTATCACCATTAAAATACTCTACCCGC
The window above is part of the Deltaproteobacteria bacterium genome. Proteins encoded here:
- a CDS encoding DUF4215 domain-containing protein — its product is MIAQGTDATRVEYFNGDTNQIGDLTQATQVDDFEVTLSTNLGTLAPNKGSTVAFCVLASTGNSLADSFNNIQGLAMLCADFYQQRIKVCGNAIVNFAEVCDDGNTAFADGCSGDCLSDETCGNGYVDTAIDEACDDGNTVSGDGCVADCSKFEICGDGVVDMNEQCDDGNGSNQDGCSTACLIDPAVTAPSSPSPTPTAPVGDVNTAIQGGGSPGGGCSLNKGLP